Sequence from the Phragmites australis chromosome 6, lpPhrAust1.1, whole genome shotgun sequence genome:
ACCAACAAACCTTGCAGACATGCAGGCCATGCCAACAAAGACTGCTTTGACGGCTTGCTTCTGGCCAGCATAGTCAAATGCAAGAGGTAGCATTTCATGCAAAGTGAGAAATGCCATAACACCACCAACTGCAAAAAGACACAGGAAGTCAACAAATGAACAAAGTACTCAACACCACTGACAGTGTTGAATTTACTTAACAGACTAACCAGATGCCAATAGGCCTTCAAGAATTTCAGGATTCAAGTTGCTAGGAAACAAGTAAGCTGTAGTAACCACAATTGAATCAGTACTAAATAAGAGTACAAAGTAGTAGAGACAGAAAACAGATTGACATCGGTATAGTTTCCATAAGGACAAAACTACAAAAGGAGGATTCATAAATAGCATACCTACAACGATCACTCCTAGTGGCTCAGCCAATCCGGAGAATGCTGCAGTAAAAAATGCGTGCCACTTACTGTGacatgcaaaaaataaaaaagcaacaAAGACAGATGTATCCTCTGCATTAAAAAAGGTCCAACAAATACAAGAACGATTAAAATATTATAAGCTACCACTGAAAAAGGGGAATGTTAGTCAGCATCTGCCTTGTTTCTAACGAACAATCATTCAAAATTTTGCTATGTGTTCACCATCTATGATAAGTTAAGCTCTCAACTTAGATTTGAACTGACTTAACATTTTGGCTTTTTCTAGAGGAACCTTTTGGCCATAGAATATCTAAGGAAACATAAGATATATTCATCACTGGATTCATATCTGAAGGCTGCTGTGAAATATAAACTTCATGTGTCATTAATCTCTACATGAGAATACAATTACCTCCTGGTAGCAAAATATAGTGGAAGAGCTACAGCAACCCCCTGAGAAAGTACAAAGTGGCGAGTAGTTAGTATAGTGAACTGTGCAAAATGAACCAAATTTTATGAAACTTGCCATTGAAAATGAAGTTCTGACTAGTAAACATTGAtcgaaagaaaagaaacaaatacACAAGAGAAAATAATATGAGTGGCATCGATAATATGCCAACATATCCCCAGTTATAATTATATGACTCGTATATCCATAGCATCTATTCTCTCcataaaatgaaaatattttattctcaGTCTCAGTAGTATTTTGCATTTGTTACACTATATTCTGCTAACACTATTTGCAAATATATTCTTGTTTATACTAATATCTTTTAACACTACCCGATTCTGGCAAGCTCATTCAGCTTCAAAAAGGAGACTTGGATAAAATGAATATATTTTGGTGACTGTTGAGACCTAGCAGAATTTCATAAATGCAGCTTCAGATACAGATTACACAGAACTTCAGAATTGTCATGAGCCCTTTTATCATGCTATGGATTGGTTTGCACATTTAAAGGTAACACAAATTGGTCATTCATGTCGAACTAATATACGGTTTTTTTAGCTTTAGAACAAGCTAAATTTTGGTGGCGCTTGAATCTTACTGCAGGCTCAAAGGCATCCAGGTGCTATCACAAGCAGAAAATATTCAATACCAAACTGTAGATAATAATTCTCAGTTAACGAGAGAGATTGATTAGTTGATTTCTGTACCTCTGGTATGTTATGTAAAGCAATAGCAATGGCCAAGTTCAGACCCACGTGAAGACCCTGCAGTATTTTGTTGCAACAAAAAGCAATCAGTGCAACCAAAAATATCAATCATGATAACTAAGAACTCTTGCAACATCAAGATGGGTTTTGGATGGAACCCTTCCAGATTTAACAAAGCTAGGAACAGGTAATTCCTTACGCTGCTCTATTAGAAGAAAATGCAAGGTACAATTAATCCCACTTTATGCCACTATGAACCAAAAATGgaatatatataaaagaaacTAGCAAGAAGAGCAGGCATCTTGGAAAAAACCAAGACTTAGTAATTCTAGAACCTGTAACCTATAAGCAAAATTGCAGAGTATGTACCTGGAATACAGGTACGAGCTCACAAGGGACTGATGATTCCTTAGACTTCCCAACCCAAGGTAATGGGTGTAGTGACTCTTACATAATTTATAAAATGTTCTGTTTTTCATAAATCTGCCTATCCTAGAAAAATGCAGGTATAAAGCATGGGAATTGATTATTTCATGTCAGACTACATATTTTCAAAGGAGCTGCTGGATATGAATGTTAGCATGGGTGATTAAAAAAAAGGATGCTGGTGAGCTGGTCATCAGTAAGTACCAAAACACCACAAGGAGTCAGGGACCAATAAAAACGCAGGAATACTTAGCCAAGCACCCTATACAAACCCAACTAACTTACGCCTAAAAATTATGTACAACTGAACATTCTAGCATACCTTTAAATCTTAATAGTAAAGGATAACAGAAAGTTAAACTGTTTAAGAACCAATGGTAACAAATAATGGACAACGCACTAAAGGACAACTGTTGCTTCAGTAATTCAACTGGGTTAGTCATTTGAGCTATTATACTGACATAAGTATACAATCTGAAACATTTTATAATACATTTAAATCTGAATAGAGATGCGATGCATAACAAAGAGGGTATCACTAGTTCAACCATTTAAGAACTAATAAAGTGGACAAGGTACCACAGGAAAAATGTTACTTCAGTAATTCAATAGATGATTAGTAGTTTGAGCTATTATACTGACACAAATATAATAAGGCAATACCTTGACGGACCCAAGAAATACTGCCATTCCCTCTGGGAAATTGTGCAAGCTAATTCCTGTGATCAGAATATGTGTCAATTCAAATTATTATAGCTTCAAGGAAACTTCACAAAATATTGCAACAATATACACATGACACAAAACAGTCCAAATAATTATGTCACCCCAGAGTAAGTCAAGAGAGCGCATGTGTCGTTTATGGGTTAAAAAAGGGCACTTCATAATTTAGAAGTATTCTTAGTTTCTTACCAACAGCGGTGACAATACCACTGAATAACACCTGCCGACGATGTTTTCTCATCATATCTTTACCCGACCCACCATCATCAGCCTGATTTCCTCAAGCCAAACATAGAGAGCTAAATTTTATTCAGCTTTCCTATTTTAGTGAGGAAACAAATTGATATGGTGCTCCAAAAAATCATTAAGGGCTGTTCATTCCAACCTGTTTCTCACTTGAATCAGCTTGTGGTGAAAAGTCTGGCTCTGGAATAAACTTGATAATGAAACCAAAGAAAAGAACTCCTGCAAAAAACTGCAGGTTGCTCCTTGTTATCTGAGACATATCAGCAGTTCAGCACTATATGAGCATGGAATTCTAGAATTATAAGCAAGGCATGACTCACCCAGAGGTTGCCCTTCAAGAAGCCAATAGAATTCAGTGCATTGTGTGCCAAGTCTAGAAAGGAGATGCTCAACATAAGTCCGGCAGCAAAACCCTGTAGTCGGTACCAGCAATATAGAGAGCACTAGCAATTAAACAGCATACTCAAAGCGATAGTGAAGTTGCTCAAtaatgaacaaagttttatcaccTGTAGAAGGCCAAGCATCTTCAGGTTAGGGGCAGGATTCAAAACCACAAAAAGCGCACCTGAAATGGAAATTTGAGCTTAGCTGAAGCAGATGAAATAGCAAAAAAGCTCTACTGCACACCAAGAGTCACCATTACAATTTGTCAACAAAATGTAAGACTGGACATCTTGAGGAAGTTCAGCATCACGATAGGCATACCAAAAGTAAGAACAATGTGTAAGGTTTTTAGCTAAATGTATGGATTTAACAAAACAAGATCAGTTGTTACTTGGACATTACATAGtgaaaaacaaaagacaaaatGACACCTCTGCGCCCCTAAATCTTGTGCAACAGTGCCACCTATGGCCCATTCCCTACCTTGAAAGCCGTCCATTTTATTTATGAAAATTGGGGTTCTAATTTTCATGTTGATGGGGGGCCAAATGGCACGATTCCCATCACCTAACAGTAAGTTGTTAAATCTATACAGCATGAACACACTCCAATTTTCTATATTCTAACAAAGGAAACAGAGGGTTGCTTGATCCTTGCTCGGAGGGAAATAATGAATTGACACCGGAGTTCTCTTAGAACAGACAGTTACGCGCCCACATCTAGAGGCTAGAACTCATCCACGCGTACAATTCCTACGAACGGAGAACACTCAAATCACTTGGAGAACACTGCTCGGCGCCGCACCCCAAGCTACACTCACGCGACTGAGTACTCGAACAGCCAAAGCATCAGCCAACAAGCCAACCGCGCGCGCAAAGTGGACTACAGCTAGACGAAGGCAAGCGAATTTCCCACTAAAATTCAAACCCTAGGAAACAAAAGCAACCCGAAACGTGGGCAAGCAGGCGGGCAGGCAACCGAGCCGAGGAGCCCGTGCCGGGAGGATGGGTTTACCGATGGCGGTGCTAAGGCCTCCGACGAGCGAGAGCCCCAGCGCCCTGTGGAACACATGCGGCTCCATTCGACCCGCACGCGGCTCTCTCCTCCTTCGCGCCCGCTAGGGTTTGGGCCTTTGGGGATCGAGGCGGGAGGGGGAGGAGCGGAGCTTGGCGTGAGTCTGTGCGGCGATGGctgggggaggggaggaggcggtctCCACTCTCCTACTTAACCACTACTATACTACTAGCAATCCATTCCCCGCGGTGAATTCTCTATTAGGCTTACATGGAGATAGGAATGGGAAGACgtttttcatttttctcctcaaaatatatatatacacgatgAGGGTATTCTGCGTTTGTGTATTGTTACTATTCGtattgtacatattttttaattataaattgaaacactataagttacaacttattagTTAGATCAGTTACAAATTCACgtctaaaaatacataattgtAACACGAGAAACTACACGGTGAATTATAACTTGTTATATGCACTGCGTATACCCCcagttacaacttgaaacactatgagttacaatttgttagGTAGACTAGTTGCAACTTTACGTCTAGAAATATAttattgcaacacgagaagctaatactgtgagttacaacttgtttttcgcactgcgcacatccttcagttacaacccgaaatatTGTGCGTTACAACCCGAAATACTATGAGTTACAATTTATAGAATGTGCGCAGACATGAACTACAGTAAacatacctgcagaatatacatacagtatatatatatttgtatataaatatataaatattatattatgtagagtaaataataaattactcttatttttctaatttatgaTATTTAGTTAATTTTGTATTAATTACCCTATatgcatcaataaattacttatttataatatatattattaatatatagaaataataaaatttaatttaattttacaATTTCATTAGGAATCCAATTTCCGTAAAATTTTCCACAgggatgaaaaaaaattctcgaTAACTaaatagagatagagataggaAAGTATTTCCGATGAGGATCTATTCTATTGCTATCCCTACTCAGTGGGGAATTTTTATCTTTTTATCTTGTTTTCATCTTTTTGTTGTCTACTTAAAAAATGTTTATCTCGATGAGACAGAAAGAAAAAAGCAAACGAGACCGCTTCCATGTGCGAATCATGGAGAATTTTGCAATAACAATTGCTTATTCGGAGCAAAATGTTCTTACCCTTGCGTCGCCCCCTATCTATTTACTGGTGATACTTAGTTGACATCACTAACCAGAATCTAATGAATTATGAGTTCAAATTATCATCTTTAGCCGAAAGCCGTATATTCTACATTACGTCATCACCACTGAAGACGAGGCATGCTTCACGCctgttggttttttttttatcatgtacTAGAAGACACAATAGCAAAAGTTGTGGCATGATGCAATCTGCCATCTAACTACACTCTACAGCCTTTGTCATTTCTCTAATTTGAAGCCTCAACAGCCTGCTCTGAGATAGCTTAAAACCTTATTAGCATCCCGTTCCATGAATCACGATGATGATGCAATGTACCCACCCCAACTATATTCcgttctgtttttttttctttctctagtGATACACCACGGCGGCTTAAAAAACATCTCTAGCCGGGTTGTTAaatcttattttttatatttctgtATAGAAAGTCTCtctaaattattattttttattttttatatactcCAACCAACTCTCTACATTTCATTCTCTATATCATATTTTAGTACCAAATCCTCTAGACCAGTTCGATCCAGCCACAAGCATATCATCTTTGGCTCTTCCCTCatcgctcctctctctcttccactcTCGAGCACCACCGTTGCACCATGTCCACCCTCGCCACCGTCACTGCTCGGACGCCTCACCGCCCTCGAGTCATTGCTGGCAAGATCATTGCCTGGCCAAGGAGTAGCTCCTCGGATCTGGCCTTCCCATCGCTGCCGCCCTAGTTGTGCCACCAACCAACCAGCTGCTTGACCCAAGGAGTTGTTGTTAGGCCGGACTGGTCTTCCTCCTCGACCAACCTTCGTCTCTGGTTCCCTTTCTCTCCTGCTGTTTCTCACTCTCCAACGATTTGGCGAGCTCATTTTCCTCACTTGATTTGGTGAGTAACAGGAAGGGGATGGGGGAGCCGATAACGAGTGAGGTAAGGAGCTGGTTAGAACCTATTTTAACATAAATTGCTATATTTAGCGATATCGAGCGAGATAGCAACCCGCATGTAGATGCTCTTACTATCATGAATTCCACCCGTCTGTTGATTCACCAACTAATACAAAAGAATTCTCTAGATGCGTGTACAGCTTGGATACCTAATAATCGGTTATAAAATTGGGACAGCCAGATTTGGGTCGACAAATCATGCAAACTGCGACCGGTGACTTGTTGGATCACCTCGTTTTTCAAATGCTCAGGCCGATCCCCTGgtttttcaaatgaattttgcACACGTAGTAAGATGGCCGCTATCATCCAGAGGAAAACAATTTGGCCCGATATATCTAATATATCTAGTTTATCGGGTCTACGGTAGAACCGTTTACCAAtattctatttgaattttgttcaatatatctgataaattatatttactGGTGACatctataaattttatttaccattAATGAAAACTCTAGTCATCATCACGAATgaagcatcaaaattcaaacaaaaagcTAATGAATCCATCGTTTGTAGAAATTAACAGAACCAATAAATAATAGCAATTAATATATTAGTTGTGTTGGGATTAGATCCTGACAATATATTCGGAGTATGCCTGATGATGGTTACGTGATCAATGTTTTCAGTAACTGTTCGTGAGTATGGGTGTCGAATGAACTCCATAACACCCAGATTTATCTAGGTTTATGTCTTTCTCAGAATAAAAACCCTACgttatgtgtatttttttatgagttAGATGATAAACTCATTCCTCTCATAGGCCCGATATTTCTACTTTTATAGTAGAAGACGAAGTGTACATACAAATAAACTATACTAAAATACGACGTTTGCCATATAACTAACAAAAACAACTACTCCTAAGTCATCATTACGGGTGGCGGGTACGCTCGGTCCTGCCTAGTCGTCCTTCACGTCCTGTCCCATCCATCAACCACCGTCACACCTGTTGCGCGCTCGCCACGCCCGCCTGCCCCACTGTTACGCCATATGTTAGGTCGTCCAGTAGCATGTCACTTTGTCTCTGTGTCGACCTACGACTTGGCTTGCAAAAAGAATGATCGGAAAGAAAAACATATGAATAGATGACATTAAATTTGATTAGATTCGTTAGATGAGTAACTACCCGGCGATCACCCACTGCTCATCTTAGAATTTTCATTAATAACTAGGAAACTAGTTGCATGAGTCCCACCTAATTACGAAAAAAAAGTCATGATCTTGAAAATATCACTCACCAACAGTACCAACCTAGATCCCCCAGGACCCTTTATTTCTTACTTAGACAAGTTGAAATGATCGGCAATTTGAAATGATCATAATATTAGCATCAGGCACGGTTACAGAACGAACACTTGACACGATTACAGACACGTAtatataataattaataataaatcCATAAATTAATCAAGTTAACAAACACAACCTCATTagtcgcaaaaaaaaaagacaagcaCAACCGGATTGCATTGCATCCCTCCACGTCCGGTCGTCTTCTCGCTCAGTGCAGGTAGTAGGCGAGGAAGGAGACgaggagcgcggcggcggctggcgCGGCGGCAGAGGCGCCGCTCGCGGCGGGACCGGGCGCGCCGGCGGGGGCCTCCGAGGCCACGACCGCggtggccgaggcggcggcgacgagcgcggcgcagatgatcttcttcatctccattTGCTGCTGCTAGCCTCGCGAGGGGAGAGACGTGCTTTATTGGGCGGGTCGAATTGGGAGACTGCTCGCTCGATCGGCGTGAGTGATCTCTCAATTGCTTCGAATGCCTCGGAGCGAGGTGGCGTCTTATAGGTGCGCCGCGGTGTAGCGCGAGCGAAGCCAGGGGTGGTGCGCGATTCGCTGGGGGCCTCGGCTTGCCGGGAATAGGTGGTGGTCAGCGGGGCTGATTAGCTGGTTGGCTCCCCTTTTTTCGGGGTGGGATTGGGAGGAGGATGATTAGGCTCTGGTTGCAAACTCATGGTGGACTGGTGGTGCAGCTGGAAGGAGATCCTAGTAACGATATGCCATGGTGAACAAAGTCTAAATAGACCACATGTCACTGACGATTTCATAGAATAACATTAAACTTCCGGTCCAACATAGCGGGATTAGAATCCTCTACAATTACCATTGACAACTGCAAATAGCTACCGTGAAGTATATTAAGGCCACTCTGGAGCCGTCGGATAAAAAACTAACAGATCATATCAGATGCTAAACCGCAATCATGTTACTACAGGTGTTCGCTACAGTGTTTCTACATTTAGCTGTTCCTCCGCGCATAACACGTACCAGATACTACAGTGATCTGCGTTGCCTTCTCTAATGCAGAGGATCCGGGTGCAGCATTGCAGAGTATAGTGGCTGATGACGCTTCGGTCTCTTCCATCTTCTGGTTCCATGGAAGAGATACACCACTACAGATTTCAGCAAAATAAACTACTGTATTTCCTTACAGCAAAGGAGTAGCCATAAAGCCCAACGGAGAAGCCTGCAATCCTCATACAGCGAAACTGGCTCTCTGAAACCCCTTTGTTAAGTCATGTTACAACCAAGCTTGCGACGATGATCGGCGCAGGGCGAGTAGCCTGCATCACTTGCGCCTTTTGGGCCTCCTGCTCTCCAGCCTCCGCCGTGCCTGCTCGAACTCCTCTTCAGTGGGCTCCGAGCTGCTCGCCTTAGGGTCGCACTTGGACATTATGGATGAGAGAATGGAGTTGAACTGGTCTTTCCGTTCCACCCTGCGCTGTGAGATGGCTAGAATCAGATCATTCTCCTCGCTTTTCTTCTTCCTGTCACGGGGTTTCACATGGCAATCAGTTGGAAGCGAATGGTAACTAGATGTAACACCTAAGGTTATCAAATGGCAGTTGAGTGTTCCGTGTGGAAAAACTTACTTCACTCTCCTCTGTAATGGATTTGTGGGTGGCTCCATCTCAGAGATCTTTTTAGCCCATTTCGTGTATGCTTTAGTTGACTTCAGCTCACCTAGGATGGAAAGAAATGGTGAGTAATTTCACAGGGAGCGATTTCAGTGAATAGGGTTAGTAAACATGCATAAACTGAGCACTTTAGCTGGCACTATGATAAAAGTAAATAGTGGCAACTACAATAAGTGTTTACCTTCGGCAATTGCACCATCAATCATATCCTTGAAGCGGTGGGAATCAAGCTTTGGGTCTGAGCAAATCATTGACCAGAAAAGCCTGCAGAAAAGGGCACCCTGTGAGAATGGAAAATGAAACCAAATTGTTTGGTAGCAGTTTACAACCTTCAGAATAAAGATTTGATCCAGCCTAAAAGGACAATAATTTGCAAAGTCACCTGTCCATGTTGCCCTTGAATTTTGTATAAAGATCCTTCAAGTCCTTTTTCTCAGAATCTGACCCTCTGTATTTAGCTTCAAATTCTTCAATGTCAGCCTCAGTAACCTGGGAACAATTGAGACAAACAAATCCATTATCACCCATTGTGCAAATGAATATGCAACATTAGCCTGCCACTGATAGAGAGGAAAACATACCTTTTTGTACATTGCTCTGAAGTACTCTTGAAGATTGTCTGCAGCTTCTCCAACAAGTGCCTAAAGGAGAAAAAGGATCAGAAAATACCGCTTGAACCTGAAAGGTAGAAATTAAAGTACTAGAAAATGAGGTGCTCACATCATCATCAGCAATGCCAGTCTCATCATACAGTGCTCTCTTCTCTGCATCTCCAAGAATAGATATCACCTTCTGCAGCTGCTGAAATTTCTCTTTGGCTTCCTGGCATCACATGACATTCTACTTGAGATACATGTCATTAAATTAGTGTGGTCCATAGTTTAGGGTTGAGATCCTACCTCATCCCCAGGATTCTTATCTGGGTGGAGACGCAGAGCCAATTTGTAATATGCCTTCTTTATTTCTTGTTGTGAAGCACTCTTCTCAACCCCTAGGATCTtcaaatgaagaaagaaaagaaacaagacaTCAAATTAGTAACATGTGATCTGCAAAGAGAACAATGAGAGTGTTTTGTGACAATATCTCTGCATTTACACTTGCATGAGGTCAGACATGTCATTTGAGGTTGTTGACATTGACTCTATGCTTGCAAACATCTCAAATGAGGGTATAAAAAGAGTTCCCAGCAATTAAGTATTGTCCAGGACGTTTCCACAATAATAAGCAGACATCAGATTTTGAACTATACATGTATGCTTAGTTCTTCAAGTGCATTCAGGCAGTAAGAACCAATTCACTACAGTTCTGCAGTGACAGTGTAGGCCAAGAAAAAACTAGCATGGATGTCTCATGATCTAAGGAGAAGCACTAAAAGCACTCAATGGATACAAGTAAAATGCAGATCAAAGGCTCTGCCTCGTGATCTAAACAAAAGTGCGATTTTGCTAGACATCATCAATCACAAAGCCCCAGCCTGATCCATCAGATAGCAAACTTGTTTTTAATTCGAAAGCATAATGAATTAACAATTTACAGGACAAATAAGAGCCACCTCAAATTTAATGATGATATATTTAGAGTACTCATCCCTTTTCTTTTGAGGAAGAGAGTACTCATCCCTGAATCAACATACACACATAGGCATGGAAGAAAATGTTGGCCTGATCACATCCAGGCACATAACCGTTTGACAATTGTGACACTTTCCATAGCAATTGTTCAAGTTAATAATCAAATGTGCCTGCATACCTTCCTTCCCCCAAACAGGACACTGGATATAGCTCAAAGGCAAGCATGCTAGCAAAGAGCTAACTACAGCATGACAACATACGGGATACAAAAAACACTTCAGCGATTAAACAGTGTAATTCTCTCCTGGCACTCCTACAGTTTCCCTAATCAAGAAGGTGACTATTAATACATTCCCTGCCCCCGTTTTCAAATCTCAGATGCTAAAGTATTCACTTAAATTCAGCAGTGGCACGACTGTACAATTCAATTGCTTTGCATGTCGAAATGGCATCCCACCGGAATCAGGAGGTGTATATACCATGTCAAATGCACGACCGATTGGATCAACTCACAAATAAATCGCCCATGAGTGGAACTCTTAAAAAACATTAGAGGCGTATCTATAGTTTGCAATTCGCATACATTCGGACCAATTCGTCGAATATCATACCAACACGAGAGCCAAACTCGCATGGAGATCCACCAAATTGGCGAAAGAACGCGCCACAAAACAACATCTAACCAAACTAGTCAGAAACCATCTGACCGGACAAGCACAGGGAGGACCCTCGCTTCCACTAACCCAAAATCTCCCACTTTGATCCGAGCGACGTACCAACACCGCAAGCAACACCTACCGATCACGCAACCTTCCGCCCCGCACTTGGCCGCGATCCTAGCTAGGgtttcggggggggggggggggggcgcctTACCTCGTAGAGGCTCTTGCTCCCGGTGGCGGCtggagcggcggcggcctcctcctcgccgccgtcggcgtcggcgtcgcggGAAACCCTAGCCCTGCTGCCCTTGCGGCCCA
This genomic interval carries:
- the LOC133922467 gene encoding chaperone protein dnaJ 6-like, translating into MGRKGSRARVSRDADADGGEEEAAAAPAATGSKSLYEILGVEKSASQQEIKKAYYKLALRLHPDKNPGDEEAKEKFQQLQKVISILGDAEKRALYDETGIADDDALVGEAADNLQEYFRAMYKKVTEADIEEFEAKYRGSDSEKKDLKDLYTKFKGNMDRLFWSMICSDPKLDSHRFKDMIDGAIAEGELKSTKAYTKWAKKISEMEPPTNPLQRRVKKKKSEENDLILAISQRRVERKDQFNSILSSIMSKCDPKASSSEPTEEEFEQARRRLESRRPKRRK
- the LOC133922466 gene encoding zinc transporter ZTP29 isoform X1, whose amino-acid sequence is MEPHVFHRALGLSLVGGLSTAIGALFVVLNPAPNLKMLGLLQGFAAGLMLSISFLDLAHNALNSIGFLKGNLWITRSNLQFFAGVLFFGFIIKFIPEPDFSPQADSSEKQADDGGSGKDMMRKHRRQVLFSGIVTAVGISLHNFPEGMAVFLGSVKGLHVGLNLAIAIALHNIPEGVAVALPLYFATRSKWHAFFTAAFSGLAEPLGVIVVAYLFPSNLNPEILEGLLASVGGVMAFLTLHEMLPLAFDYAGQKQAVKAVFVGMACMSASLYFLEISLPKEISL
- the LOC133922466 gene encoding zinc transporter ZTP29 isoform X2; translated protein: MEPHVFHRALGLSLVGGLSTAIGALFVVLNPAPNLKMLGLLQGFAAGLMLSISFLDLAHNALNSIGFLKGNLWFFAGVLFFGFIIKFIPEPDFSPQADSSEKQADDGGSGKDMMRKHRRQVLFSGIVTAVGISLHNFPEGMAVFLGSVKGLHVGLNLAIAIALHNIPEGVAVALPLYFATRSKWHAFFTAAFSGLAEPLGVIVVAYLFPSNLNPEILEGLLASVGGVMAFLTLHEMLPLAFDYAGQKQAVKAVFVGMACMSASLYFLEISLPKEISL